The proteins below come from a single Halobacillus salinarum genomic window:
- a CDS encoding cell division protein SepF, producing MSMKNKFRSFFTLDDEYEYVDEEVMEEEEDEPVQRGKKRSEAQNVVSLKSAQQSSKMVLSEPSSYNEAQDIADQLVNRRAVVINLQRVDHHQAKRIVDFLSGTVYAIGGDIQKLGSQTFLCTPDNVEISGSISEILSREEDDIHRRW from the coding sequence ATGAGTATGAAAAATAAATTCCGTTCATTCTTTACTTTAGATGACGAATACGAATATGTAGATGAAGAAGTCATGGAGGAAGAGGAAGACGAGCCTGTCCAGAGGGGGAAAAAGAGATCTGAAGCACAGAATGTAGTGAGCTTGAAAAGTGCCCAGCAATCCTCTAAGATGGTCCTCAGTGAACCGAGCAGTTACAATGAAGCGCAGGATATTGCCGATCAGCTTGTAAATCGCCGGGCAGTCGTTATTAATCTTCAGCGTGTGGACCATCATCAGGCAAAAAGAATCGTAGATTTTTTGAGTGGAACTGTATATGCTATAGGAGGAGACATACAAAAGCTGGGTTCCCAGACTTTTCTATGTACTCCTGACAACGTAGAAATTTCAGGTTCTATTTCAGAAATTTTAAGCAGAGAAGAAGATGATATTCATAGAAGGTGGTAA
- a CDS encoding YggT family protein: MGFVFQILTTALTIYSWILIIYILMSWFPGARQSSFGEILGRLAEPFLEPFRRIIPPLGMIDISPIVAILVLRFASYGLNELYYILLGL; this comes from the coding sequence ATGGGCTTTGTGTTTCAAATTTTAACAACGGCACTGACAATATACAGTTGGATTCTAATTATATATATTTTAATGTCCTGGTTTCCTGGTGCACGCCAGTCAAGTTTCGGTGAGATTCTTGGCCGGTTGGCAGAACCATTCCTGGAACCATTTCGCAGAATAATTCCTCCGCTTGGGATGATTGACATTTCCCCAATCGTTGCTATCCTCGTTCTGCGTTTTGCCTCGTATGGCCTCAATGAGTTGTACTATATATTACTGGGACTATAA
- the pyrR gene encoding bifunctional pyr operon transcriptional regulator/uracil phosphoribosyltransferase PyrR — protein sequence MKPKATVLDEAAIRRALTRVSHEIIEKNKGVEDLVLVGIKTRGVPIAERIKRKINEIEDKPLPGGELDITLYRDDLSPKHEQPEPELKETNVKADINGKKVILVDDVLYTGRTVRAAMDALMDLGRPAQIQLAVLVDRGHRELPIRADYVGKNVPTSLNEVVTVTLAETDHEDQVMIYEK from the coding sequence ATGAAACCAAAAGCTACCGTATTAGATGAGGCAGCCATTAGAAGAGCGCTCACAAGAGTTTCACATGAAATTATTGAAAAGAATAAAGGCGTGGAAGATCTCGTCTTAGTGGGAATCAAAACTCGTGGAGTTCCTATAGCTGAACGGATAAAACGTAAAATCAACGAAATCGAAGATAAGCCTCTTCCAGGGGGAGAACTGGATATTACATTATACAGGGATGACCTTTCGCCAAAACATGAACAACCAGAACCAGAGCTGAAAGAAACCAACGTGAAGGCGGATATAAACGGAAAGAAAGTGATTCTTGTCGATGATGTCTTATATACCGGAAGAACGGTGCGTGCCGCAATGGATGCATTGATGGATCTTGGCAGACCGGCCCAAATCCAGCTGGCGGTGCTTGTAGACCGCGGTCATCGGGAACTTCCGATCCGGGCTGATTATGTCGGGAAAAATGTCCCGACTTCCTTAAATGAAGTGGTTACGGTCACCTTAGCCGAAACGGATCACGAAGACCAAGTCATGATTTATGAAAAATAA
- the sigE gene encoding RNA polymerase sporulation sigma factor SigE yields the protein MMKWLFKVRLWIYRVLIKLGIKQDEIYYIGGSEALPPPLSREEEKELLERLPKGDKAARAMLIERNLRLVVYIARKFENTGVNIEDLISIGTIGLIKAVNTFDPEKKIKLATYASRCIENEILMHLRKSNKLKTEVSFDEPLNVDWDGNELLLSDILGTEDDIITKGIEKKIDKKLLKSALEQLNDREKQIMELRFGLIGKKEKTQKDVADMMGISQSYISRLEKKIIKRLQREFDKMV from the coding sequence ATGATGAAATGGCTGTTTAAGGTAAGACTCTGGATATACAGGGTGTTAATAAAGCTTGGCATAAAGCAGGACGAAATTTATTACATTGGAGGAAGCGAAGCACTTCCCCCTCCTTTGTCCCGGGAGGAAGAAAAAGAATTGCTTGAACGTCTTCCTAAAGGGGATAAAGCAGCGAGAGCGATGCTGATTGAACGAAATTTGCGGCTGGTCGTTTATATTGCACGCAAATTTGAGAACACTGGAGTGAACATTGAGGATTTAATTAGTATTGGAACGATTGGTTTGATTAAGGCAGTCAATACGTTTGATCCTGAGAAAAAGATTAAACTTGCCACCTATGCCTCGCGATGCATTGAAAATGAAATATTGATGCATTTAAGAAAAAGCAACAAGCTCAAAACAGAAGTTTCTTTTGATGAACCACTTAATGTTGACTGGGATGGCAATGAGCTGCTGCTGTCGGATATCTTAGGAACTGAAGATGATATTATTACGAAAGGAATTGAAAAGAAGATTGATAAAAAACTGTTAAAGTCTGCTCTGGAACAGTTAAACGATCGAGAAAAACAAATTATGGAGCTTCGGTTTGGGTTAATTGGAAAAAAAGAAAAAACCCAAAAGGATGTGGCTGATATGATGGGCATCTCCCAGTCTTACATATCAAGGCTGGAAAAGAAGATCATCAAACGGCTTCAGCGTGAATTTGACAAAATGGTCTAA
- the sigG gene encoding RNA polymerase sporulation sigma factor SigG yields MTRHKVEICGVDTSKLPVLKNKEMRALFERLQSGETEAREVLINGNLRLVLSVIQRFNNRGEYGDDLFQVGCIGLMKSIDNFDLSHNVKFSTYAVPMIIGEIRRYLRDNNPIRVSRSLRDTAYKALQMREKLISETSKDPAPHEIAEKLGIPHEDVVFAMDAIQDPVSLFEPIYNDGGDPIFVVDQLKDDREKDSVWLDELSLREGMKRLNEREKMILTKRFFQGKTQMEVAEEIGISQAQVSRLEKAAIKEMNSSMFQ; encoded by the coding sequence TTGACACGACATAAAGTGGAAATTTGCGGGGTAGATACTTCAAAGCTACCTGTACTTAAAAACAAAGAAATGCGGGCCCTGTTTGAACGGTTACAAAGCGGCGAGACCGAGGCTAGAGAAGTACTAATCAACGGAAACCTCCGCCTTGTATTATCCGTCATCCAACGGTTTAACAATCGGGGGGAATATGGCGATGATTTATTCCAGGTTGGCTGCATCGGTTTAATGAAATCGATCGACAACTTTGACTTAAGCCACAATGTGAAGTTCTCTACCTATGCGGTTCCGATGATCATTGGAGAAATTCGAAGATATTTAAGAGACAATAACCCGATTCGAGTCTCTAGATCGTTGAGGGACACCGCATACAAAGCTCTGCAAATGAGGGAGAAATTAATCAGTGAAACTTCTAAAGATCCGGCTCCCCATGAAATTGCTGAGAAATTAGGAATTCCCCACGAAGACGTAGTGTTCGCAATGGACGCCATTCAGGACCCGGTTTCATTATTTGAACCTATCTACAACGATGGAGGAGATCCAATATTTGTGGTCGACCAATTGAAGGACGACCGTGAAAAAGATTCCGTCTGGCTGGATGAGCTTTCCTTAAGAGAAGGTATGAAAAGACTGAATGAACGAGAAAAAATGATTCTTACGAAGCGTTTTTTTCAAGGCAAGACACAAATGGAAGTGGCCGAAGAGATTGGTATTTCCCAAGCTCAAGTCTCAAGACTTGAAAAGGCCGCTATTAAAGAAATGAATAGCTCCATGTTTCAATAA
- a CDS encoding YlmC/YmxH family sporulation protein, with the protein MKISDLQVKDVIAMETGERLGYISDLDIDTNRGRLKGLVVTLKGKAMGLFGKEEELVIPWDQIVNIGADVILVKKSTYNALTAAKKSDSNE; encoded by the coding sequence ATGAAAATTTCAGACTTACAGGTAAAAGATGTCATAGCTATGGAAACAGGAGAGCGGCTTGGATATATCAGTGATTTGGATATCGACACGAATAGAGGCAGGCTGAAAGGACTCGTGGTTACTCTAAAAGGCAAAGCGATGGGTTTATTTGGAAAGGAAGAAGAGCTTGTCATCCCCTGGGATCAAATTGTTAATATTGGTGCGGACGTCATTTTAGTAAAGAAATCCACCTATAATGCACTAACAGCAGCCAAAAAGTCAGATTCAAATGAATAA
- a CDS encoding YlmH family RNA-binding protein — protein MEIYQHFREEEKPFIDQVLAWQSDVEMRFQRKLTDFLNPREQYIFNTITSQGELVTGLFGGYGQTERKRAIIAPEYETLGNEEFQVVLLEADYPDKFITIEHRDVLGAFMSLGIRRDKIGDMNVRDGKAQIIAAEEISDYLRMNLNGIKKASVTFTEKPLQEFMENGEQWAENDTTLSSLRLDILVKEIYGMSRKKASMHIEGGLVKVNFRTVESPSFLLETGDLISVRGKGRSKIKDIHGKTKKDKIKVTTAKLM, from the coding sequence ATGGAGATCTACCAACACTTCAGGGAAGAAGAAAAACCGTTTATAGATCAGGTTCTTGCATGGCAGAGTGATGTGGAGATGAGATTTCAAAGAAAATTAACCGATTTTCTAAATCCAAGAGAACAATATATTTTTAACACAATCACCTCACAAGGTGAACTCGTCACTGGTTTATTCGGTGGATACGGACAAACAGAAAGAAAACGGGCGATTATTGCCCCGGAATATGAAACTCTTGGAAACGAGGAATTCCAGGTGGTTCTCCTTGAAGCGGACTACCCTGATAAGTTTATAACCATTGAGCATCGAGATGTGCTGGGAGCCTTTATGTCACTCGGTATTCGGCGGGACAAAATAGGGGATATGAATGTGAGAGATGGAAAAGCCCAAATCATTGCAGCTGAAGAGATTAGTGATTATCTTCGAATGAACTTAAATGGCATAAAGAAAGCCAGTGTCACATTTACAGAAAAGCCTTTGCAGGAATTTATGGAAAATGGAGAACAATGGGCAGAAAATGATACGACGCTGTCTTCTTTAAGACTGGATATCCTCGTTAAAGAGATCTACGGCATGTCGAGAAAGAAAGCAAGTATGCATATAGAAGGCGGCCTGGTGAAAGTAAATTTCCGCACGGTGGAGTCCCCTTCCTTCCTCTTGGAAACAGGGGATTTAATCAGTGTCAGGGGCAAAGGAAGAAGCAAAATTAAAGATATTCATGGAAAAACAAAAAAAGATAAAATAAAAGTGACAACAGCTAAATTAATGTAA
- the pgeF gene encoding peptidoglycan editing factor PgeF: protein MTEPFKHESSRQLSCFVTKPKLTAGITTRQGGFSSPPFDSLNMGLHVNDNEDHVLQNRKQLAIDLNIDLNKWVVGEQVHQTVIHTVDGCDLGKGTLDHSTAIQGVDGLITNKSEVLLTAFYADCVPLYFLDEKSGWLGISHAGWKGTVNHMAFQMIEALKSHGADPEDIQMIIGPCISKKHYEVDERVISQVNEEHKHDVASPTTKGKYLLDLKMLNKQIALQAGLLDKNISMTSYCTYEEEELFFSHRRDGGQSGRMLGYIGWLS, encoded by the coding sequence ATGACCGAGCCCTTCAAGCACGAGTCTTCCAGACAATTATCGTGTTTTGTTACTAAACCGAAATTAACTGCCGGTATCACAACGAGACAAGGCGGATTCAGCAGTCCTCCCTTTGATTCTTTAAACATGGGGCTGCATGTAAATGATAATGAAGACCACGTACTGCAAAATCGTAAACAGCTTGCTATCGATTTAAACATCGATCTTAACAAGTGGGTGGTAGGAGAACAAGTTCACCAAACAGTGATTCACACTGTCGATGGTTGCGATCTGGGAAAGGGTACACTAGACCATTCTACAGCGATTCAAGGTGTAGATGGGCTGATTACAAACAAATCCGAGGTATTGCTTACTGCATTCTATGCGGATTGTGTTCCTTTATATTTCCTGGATGAAAAATCCGGCTGGCTGGGAATTTCTCATGCAGGCTGGAAAGGAACCGTAAATCATATGGCTTTCCAAATGATTGAGGCTTTAAAAAGCCATGGCGCTGATCCAGAAGATATTCAAATGATTATTGGTCCTTGTATCAGCAAAAAGCATTATGAAGTTGACGAGAGAGTTATCAGCCAAGTGAATGAAGAGCATAAGCATGATGTGGCTTCGCCAACGACGAAAGGAAAGTACCTGCTTGATTTGAAGATGTTAAATAAACAAATCGCTTTACAAGCTGGTCTATTGGACAAAAACATTTCCATGACTAGCTACTGTACATATGAGGAGGAAGAGCTCTTTTTCTCTCATCGCAGAGATGGCGGCCAATCCGGACGAATGCTTGGATACATTGGCTGGTTAAGTTGA
- a CDS encoding DivIVA domain-containing protein, translating to MPLTPLDIHNKEFTRGFRGYDEDEVNEFLDQVIKDYEIVIRQKKELEREVEKLNERLGHFNNIETTLNKSILVAQETAEDVKNSANKESKLILKEAEKNADRIINEALQKSRRIAIEVEEMKKQAKVFKTRLRMLVEAQMEMIENDDWDHLFDVEIDEKTDVEKEENKEKEYANHNS from the coding sequence GTGCCTTTAACACCATTAGATATTCATAACAAAGAATTTACTCGAGGCTTTAGAGGCTATGACGAGGATGAGGTCAATGAATTTCTTGACCAGGTGATTAAGGATTATGAAATTGTCATTCGCCAAAAAAAAGAATTGGAACGGGAAGTTGAGAAGCTTAATGAACGCCTCGGTCATTTCAACAACATTGAAACCACTCTGAATAAATCGATTTTAGTTGCTCAGGAAACAGCTGAAGATGTTAAAAACAGTGCAAATAAAGAATCTAAGTTAATCCTTAAGGAAGCCGAGAAGAACGCTGACCGTATCATTAACGAAGCCTTGCAGAAATCGCGGAGAATTGCGATTGAAGTGGAAGAAATGAAAAAACAGGCTAAAGTATTTAAAACCCGTTTGCGCATGCTGGTTGAAGCTCAAATGGAAATGATTGAAAATGATGATTGGGATCATTTGTTTGATGTGGAAATCGACGAGAAAACGGATGTGGAAAAAGAAGAAAATAAAGAAAAAGAATACGCTAATCACAATTCGTAG
- the lspA gene encoding signal peptidase II: MYWYYLIAIGIIILDQLTKWMIVHFMEYRESIPVIENFLYLTSHRNTGAAWGILEGQMWFFYLITTIVIIVIIYYLQQYGKKSRWAGFALSLILAGAIGNFIDRLFRKEVVDFVDVYIFKYDYPIFNVADSSLVVGVILVMIATLVDESRKKKGSSK; this comes from the coding sequence ATGTACTGGTATTATCTTATAGCTATCGGAATTATTATACTGGATCAGCTTACGAAATGGATGATTGTTCATTTCATGGAGTACCGTGAAAGCATTCCAGTTATTGAAAATTTTCTATACTTAACTTCACACCGGAATACTGGGGCTGCCTGGGGAATATTAGAAGGACAAATGTGGTTTTTTTATTTAATTACAACCATCGTAATCATAGTCATCATTTACTATTTGCAGCAGTATGGTAAAAAGAGCCGGTGGGCAGGGTTTGCTCTATCGCTTATTTTGGCCGGCGCCATCGGGAACTTTATCGACCGCTTATTTCGCAAGGAAGTGGTTGATTTTGTAGACGTCTACATATTCAAATATGACTACCCCATTTTTAATGTTGCGGATTCGTCACTTGTAGTAGGAGTTATCCTCGTTATGATTGCTACTTTAGTAGATGAAAGCAGGAAGAAGAAAGGAAGTAGTAAATAG
- a CDS encoding YggS family pyridoxal phosphate-dependent enzyme: MASVETNLAHINQQINTACENSGRNPEEITIIAVTKYVSSQRAEEALHAGITNLGENRKEGLLEKYEVIGSQADWHFIGSLQSRKVKDVIDKISMIHSLDRKSLAKEINKRADHPIPCFIQVNVSGEESKHGLAPEEVIPFIDSLQNYKNVQAVGLMTMAPHIEDEEQLRGVFRKLRALRDTIRNKNYSHAPCEWLSMGMSNDFQLAVEEGATHIRIGSSLVGE, translated from the coding sequence ATGGCATCTGTAGAAACGAATCTTGCTCATATCAACCAACAAATAAATACTGCTTGTGAAAACAGCGGGCGTAATCCAGAAGAGATTACCATCATTGCCGTTACAAAATATGTGTCGTCACAAAGAGCTGAAGAAGCTCTGCACGCCGGTATCACTAATCTTGGAGAAAACCGGAAAGAAGGGCTGCTGGAAAAGTATGAGGTAATCGGCAGCCAGGCTGATTGGCATTTTATTGGTTCCCTGCAGTCAAGAAAAGTAAAAGATGTGATTGATAAAATAAGTATGATCCATTCCCTTGACCGAAAATCCTTGGCAAAAGAGATTAATAAACGCGCGGATCATCCGATCCCTTGTTTTATCCAGGTGAATGTGAGCGGGGAGGAGTCCAAGCATGGACTGGCTCCTGAAGAAGTTATTCCATTCATCGATTCTTTACAGAACTATAAAAATGTACAGGCTGTCGGTTTAATGACAATGGCACCGCATATTGAGGATGAAGAACAGCTGAGAGGCGTGTTTAGAAAGCTGAGAGCACTCAGAGACACGATCCGTAATAAGAACTATTCACACGCACCGTGTGAATGGCTGTCCATGGGAATGAGTAATGATTTTCAGCTGGCGGTAGAAGAAGGAGCCACTCATATCCGAATAGGCTCGAGTCTGGTAGGAGAATAA
- a CDS encoding RluA family pseudouridine synthase, producing the protein MSQHYEVLENDQSKRIDKLLTDIISDASRSQIQSWLKNDRVEVNGTAVKSNYKVQRGDQISWTIPEVEPLELTAENIPLEIIHEDEDVIVVNKPSGMVVHPSAGHESGTLVNALLYHCRDLSGINGVERPGIVHRIDKDTSGLLMVAKNDLAHQSLVQQLSNKTVERKYVAIVHGDISHEYGTIDAPIGRDPKERQRMAVVEDGREAVTHFQVLEHFKDFTYVECTLETGRTHQIRVHMRYINHPLAGDPKYGPRKTWGLNGQALHAKSIGFSHPRTGEWKKFEVEAPQDFKEMLEYLQNRR; encoded by the coding sequence GTGAGTCAACACTACGAGGTTTTAGAGAATGACCAATCGAAGAGGATTGATAAACTGTTAACGGACATCATTTCTGATGCGTCCCGTTCACAAATTCAATCCTGGCTGAAGAACGACCGTGTTGAGGTCAACGGGACAGCTGTAAAAAGCAATTATAAAGTCCAGCGCGGAGATCAAATCAGCTGGACGATACCGGAAGTGGAGCCTTTAGAGCTGACGGCTGAAAATATTCCGTTGGAGATCATTCATGAAGATGAAGATGTCATCGTTGTGAACAAGCCTTCAGGGATGGTCGTTCATCCTTCTGCCGGCCACGAAAGCGGTACGCTCGTCAATGCTCTTCTTTATCATTGTCGAGATCTTTCTGGAATTAACGGCGTAGAACGACCGGGCATCGTCCACCGTATCGATAAAGATACAAGCGGATTATTAATGGTGGCCAAAAATGATCTTGCTCATCAATCATTAGTGCAGCAGCTTTCTAATAAAACGGTAGAACGAAAATATGTGGCGATCGTCCATGGGGACATTTCTCATGAGTATGGAACGATTGATGCCCCGATCGGCCGTGATCCAAAAGAGCGTCAGCGTATGGCTGTTGTAGAAGACGGGCGTGAAGCGGTCACCCATTTTCAGGTGCTCGAACACTTTAAAGACTTTACTTATGTTGAATGCACCTTGGAAACGGGAAGGACGCATCAAATCAGGGTACACATGCGCTACATTAACCATCCTTTAGCAGGTGATCCTAAATACGGCCCTAGAAAGACATGGGGACTTAACGGACAGGCTTTACATGCTAAATCAATAGGATTTTCTCATCCCAGAACAGGTGAGTGGAAAAAGTTTGAAGTCGAAGCACCGCAGGATTTCAAAGAAATGCTCGAATATTTACAGAATCGCCGTTGA